Proteins found in one Mytilus edulis chromosome 2, xbMytEdul2.2, whole genome shotgun sequence genomic segment:
- the LOC139510563 gene encoding piggyBac transposable element-derived protein 4-like produces the protein MSDISEDSEVSDIESDTDSDVDLAQEITESESSEDENMPNQRPWFRIYPPEIDEMQQNFAENVGLQDAPPRNSRPITYFFLFMTMDFLRQIVRETNRYAADYIASKDRIQRFSRLHDWFKVGVLTLRDLKAFLAVILNMGINKKPVITEYWNTKFASQSTKWFRDMFSRNRFQVILKFFHITNNAMIPNRDDPQYSPTGKFQCFVDLFNEKSKQYYTPNQSLSIDENFIGTRGRSIMIQYIPSKAAKFGVKLWVLAESITGYIVHLNVYKGKRYDPTPAGMLQGSYVVNSLLDSCSFFNKYYHVVTDSFFTSIDLAKELLRKGTFMTGTLRKNRAMPSSIKNPTINENEAKFLRQGQLLLCVYKEARRRKPVRLLSTSCKAVLNNNGKPKLIEHYNTKMGGVDLADQLVSAYVDDRKTMKVWKKVVFNLLQRMVTNAYILYKQNSDAPRLSRLSFLQSLIEDLAQEHLLSRQQRLPNLEPNNARIRLRKIPNVKEKDCSGCSDRNGWDGRKRTRTVCVRCGNGLHKKCKHNHVCVDE, from the exons ATGTCAGATATTTCCGAAGATTCCGAAGTTTCCGATATTGAAAGTGACACAGATTCAGATGTTGATCTAGCGCAAGAAATCACAGAATCGGAGAGTAGCGAAGATGAAAATATGCCGAACCAACGACCATGGTTTAGAATCTACCCACCAGAAATAGATGAAATGCAACAGAACTTTGCAGAGAATGTTGGACTTCAAGACGCTCCTCCAAGGAATTCAAGACCTATAACTTATTTTTTCCTGTTTATGACAATGGATTTCCTGAGACAAATAGTTAGAGAAACCAACAG GTATGCAGCAGACTATATTGCTAGTAAAGACAGAATTCAACGATTCTCGCGCCTGCATGACTGGTTCAAAGTTGGAGTTTTAACATTGAGAGATCTGAAAGCGTTTTTAGCGGTTATTCTCAATATGGGTATCAATAAGAAACCGGTTATAACCGAATATTGGAATACAAAGTTTGCTAGCCAATCAACAAAATGGTTTAGAGACATGTTTTCAAGGAACCGATTCCAagtgattttgaagttttttcaCATAACTAACAATGCTATGATTCCTAACCGTGATGATCCGCAGTATTCCCCGACCGGAAAATTTCAATGCTTCGTAGATTTGTTTAATGAAAAATCTAAACAATATTATACACCAAATCAATCCTTAAGCATAGACGAAAATTTTATAGGAACACGGGGCAGGTCAATAATGATTCAATATATACCCTCAAAGGCAGCGAAATTCGGTGTTAAATTATGGGTGCTTGCTGAATCAATAACGGGATACATTGTTCATCTTAATGTATATAAAGGAAAGCGTTATGACCCAACCCCTGCCGGAATGTTACAGGGAAGTTACGTAGTAAATTCACTTTTAGATTcgtgcagtttttttaataaatactaCCACGTTGTCACAGACAGCTTTTTCACGTCAATTGATTTAGCAAAAGAACTTCTGCGGAAAGGGACATTTATGACTGGAACTCTACGTAAAAATCGTGCCATGCCGAGCTCTATAAAAAACCCGACAATTAATGAAAATGAAGCCAAATTTTTAAGACAAGGACAGTTATTGCTATGTGTGTATAAGGAGGCTAGGCGTAGGAAACCTGTCCGTCTGTTATCCACATCATGTAAAGCCGTACTTAATAATAACGGGAAACCAAAATTGATTGAACATTATAACACAAAAATGGGAGGAGTAGATCTAGCTGATCAGCTTGTCAGCGCATATGTAGATGACAGAAAGACTATGAAAGTATGGAAAAAAGTTGTATTCAATTTACTACAAAGAATGGTGACAAAtgcttatatactttataaacaaaatagtGATGCACCACGTCTCTCTAGGTTATCATTCCTGCAAAGCTTAATTGAGGATCTTGCACAAGAGCATCTGTTATCGCGTCAGCAAAGACTCCCTAATCTTGAACCAAACAATGCGCGCATACGACTCCGTAAGATCCCAAACGTAAAGGAAAAAGATTGTAGCGGGTGTTCAGACAGAAACGGGTGGGATGGGAGAAAGAGAACGAGAACTGTTTGTGTTAGATGTGGGAATGGACTGCATAAAAAATGCAAACATAATCATGTATGTGTGGACgaataa